The following proteins are encoded in a genomic region of Leifsonia psychrotolerans:
- a CDS encoding 5'-methylthioadenosine/adenosylhomocysteine nucleosidase, giving the protein MSAPELAILAAMDDELAPFIERAENVGPARQVGNAVHRDAVLGGRPVVLVQTGIGLVNAAGAATAVILKAQRDGGVSLIISAGTAGGLGAEVRVGDVVVGTDYINVDADARAFGYVLGQVPRMPASYPAAHYLTDAVFSAPRPRTGAVHQGLIVSSYGFVTQERATRITGDFPGALATDMESSAIAQTCHVYGVPFLSIRGISDLCGPAANDDFLDQVDDAATQSATMVLSAIDALLLSVARADTSA; this is encoded by the coding sequence GTGAGTGCTCCCGAACTGGCCATCCTTGCCGCGATGGACGATGAGCTTGCGCCGTTCATCGAACGCGCCGAGAACGTCGGCCCGGCCCGGCAGGTCGGAAATGCGGTTCACCGCGACGCCGTTCTCGGCGGTCGCCCCGTCGTGCTCGTCCAAACCGGCATCGGCCTCGTCAACGCTGCCGGAGCGGCCACCGCCGTTATTCTCAAAGCGCAGCGCGACGGCGGTGTGTCACTCATCATCAGCGCGGGCACCGCGGGTGGGCTCGGCGCCGAGGTGCGTGTCGGCGACGTGGTGGTGGGCACCGACTACATCAACGTGGATGCCGATGCTCGCGCATTCGGCTACGTTCTCGGCCAAGTTCCGCGCATGCCGGCGAGCTACCCGGCGGCACACTATCTGACTGACGCTGTTTTCTCCGCGCCGCGGCCCCGAACCGGAGCCGTGCACCAGGGACTGATCGTCTCCAGCTACGGCTTCGTCACCCAGGAGCGAGCGACACGCATCACCGGCGACTTTCCGGGGGCCTTGGCGACCGACATGGAGTCATCCGCAATCGCGCAAACCTGCCACGTGTACGGGGTTCCGTTTCTGTCCATCCGTGGCATCTCAGACCTGTGCGGACCGGCCGCCAACGACGACTTCCTCGACCAGGTCGACGATGCGGCGACTCAGTCGGCGACGATGGTCCTCTCGGCGATTGATGCTCTTCTTCTGAGTGTGGCGAGAGCCGACACGTCGGCGTGA
- the uvrA gene encoding excinuclease ABC subunit UvrA: protein MTRGDVDGWVRVRGAREHNLKNVDIDIPRDCMVAFTGVSGSGKSSLAFGTLYAEAQRRYFESVAPYARRLLNQVGAPEVGEITGLPPAVALQQRRGAPSSRSTVGTLTTLSNLLRMLYSRAGTYQPGATHLAAEAFSPNTAAGACARCQGLGVVHDVTEELLVPNTALSIRDGAIAAWPGAWQGANLRSIVRGLGIDIDTPWTSLPRADRDWLLYTEEQPSVLIEPEAGRIDHGYYGKFWSARKHVMHVLSESQSERMRERALRFVQSIACPDCDGSGLRAEALAVTFAGRTIADMNAVPLAELAGELRTGVEAGAVASAAEGSEAASRIAADVIARVEVLLDLGLGYLSLGRNSTTLSPGESQRLRIATQLRSGLFGVVYVLDEPSAGLHPADARPLLDVLERLIASGNSLFVVEHDLDVVRRADWVVDIGPGAGDGGGQVLYSGPVEGLREVADSVTGRYLFPRSAMAVHEPRTPQGWLRLRGVTRHNLRETSVEVPLGVMTAVTGVSGSGKSTLVTQVLAHVVRGHLGTAAEGPDDAVLEVDVAGVSGVETFDRLVVVDQRPIGRTPRSNLATYTGMFDGVRKIFAATDLAKARGYTAGRFSFNVAGGRCETCQGEGFVSVELLFLPGTYAPCRTCHGARYNAETLEVTSRGKTIADVLAMTVDAAADFFADVPAASRSLETLRDVGLGYLRLGQPATELSGGEAQRIKLATELQRAHRGHTLYLLDEPTAGLHPADIRLLLDQLQRLVEAGNTVVLIEHDLATITDCDWVIDLGPGGGNAGGQVVASGTPRTIASGRGATAEHLAGWLARHDQGA from the coding sequence GTGACCCGCGGCGACGTGGACGGTTGGGTGCGCGTTCGCGGCGCTCGAGAGCACAACCTCAAGAATGTCGACATCGATATTCCCCGCGACTGCATGGTGGCCTTCACCGGTGTGTCAGGGTCGGGCAAGTCCTCGCTGGCGTTCGGCACCCTGTATGCCGAGGCACAACGACGCTATTTTGAATCGGTCGCGCCCTACGCACGACGACTGCTGAATCAGGTCGGCGCTCCGGAGGTGGGGGAAATCACCGGGCTGCCCCCGGCCGTTGCACTGCAGCAGCGCCGCGGAGCGCCGAGTTCGCGCTCGACCGTCGGCACACTCACAACGCTGTCCAATCTGCTCCGCATGCTCTATTCCCGGGCCGGAACGTATCAGCCGGGCGCGACGCACCTCGCCGCCGAGGCATTCTCGCCGAACACCGCGGCCGGGGCCTGCGCGCGCTGCCAGGGGCTCGGAGTAGTGCACGACGTCACCGAGGAGCTGCTGGTTCCCAACACGGCGTTGAGCATTCGCGACGGGGCGATTGCCGCCTGGCCGGGAGCGTGGCAGGGAGCGAACCTGCGCAGTATCGTGCGCGGCCTCGGGATCGACATCGACACACCGTGGACGTCGTTGCCGCGCGCCGACCGGGACTGGTTGCTGTACACCGAGGAGCAGCCCTCCGTGCTGATCGAACCCGAGGCCGGCCGCATCGATCACGGCTACTACGGAAAGTTTTGGAGCGCACGCAAGCACGTCATGCATGTGCTTTCAGAGTCCCAGAGTGAGCGGATGCGCGAGCGCGCACTTCGCTTCGTTCAGAGCATCGCCTGTCCCGATTGCGACGGCAGCGGCCTGCGTGCGGAGGCACTGGCCGTCACGTTCGCCGGGCGCACGATCGCCGACATGAACGCGGTGCCGCTGGCCGAACTCGCGGGGGAGTTGCGAACCGGTGTCGAGGCGGGAGCCGTGGCATCCGCAGCGGAGGGCAGCGAGGCCGCCAGTCGAATCGCCGCCGACGTGATCGCGCGGGTTGAGGTGCTGCTCGATCTCGGCCTCGGCTACCTGAGCCTGGGGCGCAACTCCACCACGCTGTCCCCCGGTGAATCACAGCGATTGCGCATCGCCACGCAACTGCGCTCCGGGCTCTTCGGCGTTGTCTATGTGCTCGACGAACCATCCGCGGGGCTGCATCCGGCCGATGCGCGGCCGCTGCTCGACGTTCTGGAACGCCTGATCGCGTCGGGCAATTCTCTGTTCGTCGTCGAACACGACCTCGATGTCGTGCGCCGGGCCGACTGGGTCGTGGACATCGGACCCGGGGCCGGCGACGGTGGCGGGCAGGTGCTCTATTCCGGACCGGTCGAGGGGCTCCGGGAGGTTGCAGACTCGGTCACCGGCCGCTACCTTTTTCCGCGCTCGGCGATGGCCGTTCACGAGCCGCGAACCCCGCAGGGCTGGTTGCGTCTGCGCGGGGTCACTCGGCACAATCTCCGGGAGACATCCGTCGAGGTTCCTCTCGGTGTGATGACAGCTGTCACCGGCGTCTCGGGATCGGGCAAGTCGACGCTCGTGACCCAGGTGCTCGCGCATGTGGTGCGCGGTCATCTCGGCACGGCAGCCGAGGGGCCGGATGACGCGGTGCTCGAGGTCGACGTGGCGGGGGTGTCGGGAGTGGAAACGTTTGATCGGCTGGTGGTGGTCGACCAACGTCCCATCGGCCGCACCCCGCGCTCCAACCTCGCCACATACACCGGCATGTTCGACGGTGTGCGCAAAATCTTTGCGGCCACCGATCTGGCGAAGGCCCGTGGCTACACCGCAGGGCGATTTTCGTTCAACGTCGCCGGTGGGCGCTGCGAGACCTGTCAGGGTGAAGGCTTCGTGTCGGTCGAATTACTCTTTCTGCCCGGCACCTACGCGCCCTGTCGCACCTGTCACGGAGCGCGCTACAACGCCGAGACGCTCGAGGTGACCTCGCGCGGAAAGACCATCGCCGATGTGCTGGCGATGACGGTCGACGCGGCCGCCGACTTCTTCGCCGATGTTCCCGCGGCGTCTCGCAGCCTGGAGACGCTCCGGGATGTCGGGCTCGGCTACCTCCGTCTTGGCCAGCCGGCGACCGAGCTCAGCGGCGGAGAGGCACAGCGCATCAAGCTGGCCACCGAGCTGCAGCGGGCCCACCGCGGGCATACGCTCTACCTGCTCGATGAGCCAACCGCGGGCCTGCACCCGGCCGACATCCGGTTGTTGCTCGATCAGCTGCAACGACTGGTGGAGGCCGGCAATACGGTGGTTCTCATCGAGCACGACCTGGCCACAATCACCGACTGCGACTGGGTGATCGATTTGGGTCCGGGCGGTGGAAACGCGGGCGGCCAGGTTGTCGCATCCGGCACCCCGCGCACCATCGCGAGCGGCAGGGGCGCGACGGCGGAGCACCTCGCGGGGTGGCTCGCGAGACACGACCAGGGCGCATAA
- a CDS encoding oxygenase MpaB family protein translates to MSEHRTAHPRAARWRPGRTGRREPPAWTLALADGTDAGFFGPGSAVWAVNGALPTLVAGIRALLLQTLHPGAMAGVHDWSRYHEDPLGRLDGTVRWVSTTTFGDRAGATAASAFVSRLHEHVTGTYVDARGTERPYTANDEELLRWVHDAFTEAFLGAHAIWGGPIPGGPDAYVREWAQAGSLMGVSRPPTTVAELHAEMDAFLTEAKPDERVAEAVRFLRKPGLPGVTGRLYPILFGGAVASLDRRHRELLGLRRPWWPAVTLTRVLLVGGSRVLGRMSPSEQNARARIARLKSGLHAGPQESTGSSDDSSSSPAAERTVEP, encoded by the coding sequence ATGAGCGAACACCGCACGGCCCACCCCCGTGCCGCACGCTGGCGGCCTGGACGAACGGGACGCCGCGAGCCGCCGGCGTGGACTCTCGCGCTCGCCGACGGCACCGACGCCGGATTCTTCGGACCCGGCAGCGCCGTCTGGGCGGTCAACGGAGCGCTGCCGACGCTGGTCGCCGGCATCCGTGCGTTGCTGCTGCAGACCCTGCACCCCGGCGCGATGGCGGGCGTGCACGACTGGTCGCGCTACCACGAGGATCCGCTGGGGCGACTCGACGGCACCGTGCGGTGGGTGTCCACGACAACGTTCGGCGATCGGGCCGGCGCCACGGCGGCATCCGCTTTCGTCTCGCGGTTGCACGAGCATGTGACGGGAACCTACGTCGATGCTCGTGGCACCGAACGCCCCTATACGGCCAACGACGAAGAGCTGTTGCGGTGGGTGCACGACGCCTTCACCGAAGCCTTTCTGGGTGCGCATGCAATCTGGGGCGGTCCGATCCCGGGTGGGCCGGATGCCTACGTGCGCGAATGGGCGCAGGCCGGGTCGCTGATGGGAGTGAGTCGCCCTCCCACGACGGTCGCGGAACTGCACGCTGAGATGGACGCCTTTCTCACCGAGGCCAAACCCGACGAGCGGGTCGCCGAGGCGGTGCGTTTTCTGCGCAAGCCCGGGCTGCCGGGCGTGACCGGTCGGCTGTACCCGATCCTCTTCGGCGGTGCGGTGGCTTCGCTCGATCGGCGCCATCGTGAGTTGCTCGGCCTGCGGCGCCCGTGGTGGCCGGCCGTGACGCTGACGCGGGTCTTGCTCGTGGGTGGATCGCGCGTGCTCGGACGGATGTCGCCGAGCGAGCAGAACGCTCGGGCCCGGATCGCCCGCCTGAAGTCGGGCCTGCACGCGGGCCCGCAGGAATCAACAGGCAGTTCCGACGACAGCTCGTCGTCTCCCGCGGCGGAGAGAACGGTTGAACCGTGA
- a CDS encoding molybdopterin-dependent oxidoreductase, translated as MSRARQRAWAALAGLASAVVTLGIAEVVALIVAPAASPLLAVGSLVIDLVPGWTKDLVIALFGTNDKLVLIICLGVLVAVLAGVLGLLEYRRPPWGIVGLVLIGGIATLAVTTRAQATGIWALPTVLGMIGGVLVLRLGTIRLRAWAGIEQAAPAPGVAVSRRRFLVFVGGTGIAALIIGIGARALNAGTVAVTTVRDAIRLPKPAVAAPPIPVGAELDIPGITPLVTPNDVFYRIDTALQVPSVDSSTWRLKVTGMVENEVEISFEELLALPLIESTVTLMCVSNDVGGDLAGNAVWLGYPIRELLARAKPHADADMVLSTSVDGFTAGTPLAVLLEPDRDSLLAVGMNGTPLPLEHGFPVRMVVPGLYGYVSATKWLVEMRVTRFADASAYWTDRGWSPKGPIKTESRIDVPSDGSQVAAGRVAIAGVAWAQHTGIDRVEVRVDNGAWEKARLATAISVDTWVQWVYEWEATSGGHTIQVRATDATGATQRDVNIPTVPNGAEGWHTVHVSVA; from the coding sequence ATGAGCAGAGCGCGTCAGAGAGCATGGGCTGCGCTGGCGGGCCTCGCCAGCGCCGTTGTCACGCTCGGAATCGCCGAAGTGGTCGCTCTGATCGTCGCTCCGGCGGCCAGCCCGCTGCTCGCGGTCGGCTCGCTGGTGATCGACCTGGTTCCCGGCTGGACCAAAGACCTGGTGATCGCGCTGTTCGGCACCAACGACAAGCTGGTGCTCATCATCTGCCTCGGCGTGCTGGTGGCGGTGCTCGCGGGCGTGCTGGGCCTGCTTGAATACCGGCGACCGCCATGGGGGATCGTGGGCCTGGTGCTGATCGGTGGGATCGCCACCCTCGCAGTCACGACCCGAGCCCAGGCGACCGGAATCTGGGCGCTTCCCACTGTGCTCGGGATGATCGGCGGCGTGCTGGTGCTGCGCCTGGGCACCATTCGACTCCGGGCCTGGGCCGGCATCGAGCAGGCAGCCCCAGCGCCGGGCGTTGCCGTCTCGCGCCGGCGGTTCCTCGTCTTCGTCGGAGGGACCGGAATCGCAGCTCTCATCATCGGAATCGGCGCGCGAGCGCTGAACGCTGGAACGGTGGCGGTGACGACCGTGCGCGACGCCATCAGGCTCCCGAAACCGGCTGTAGCCGCACCGCCGATCCCAGTCGGCGCGGAACTCGACATCCCCGGGATCACACCCCTCGTCACCCCCAACGACGTGTTTTACCGCATCGACACGGCGTTGCAGGTGCCGAGTGTCGACTCGTCGACCTGGCGGCTCAAGGTCACTGGAATGGTCGAGAACGAGGTCGAGATCAGCTTCGAGGAACTCCTCGCCCTGCCCCTGATTGAATCGACGGTCACGCTGATGTGTGTCTCGAATGACGTCGGTGGTGACCTCGCCGGCAACGCCGTGTGGCTCGGTTACCCGATCCGAGAGCTGCTGGCCCGAGCCAAACCGCACGCCGACGCCGACATGGTGCTCTCGACCAGCGTCGACGGGTTCACCGCCGGTACGCCGCTTGCCGTTCTGCTCGAACCGGATCGCGACAGCCTGCTCGCCGTCGGGATGAACGGCACCCCGCTACCGCTCGAGCACGGCTTTCCGGTGCGGATGGTGGTTCCCGGTCTCTACGGCTACGTCTCCGCCACCAAATGGCTGGTCGAGATGCGGGTCACCCGATTCGCTGACGCCAGCGCCTACTGGACCGATCGCGGTTGGTCGCCGAAGGGACCGATCAAGACCGAGTCGCGCATCGATGTGCCCTCGGACGGGTCGCAGGTTGCGGCCGGGAGGGTCGCCATCGCCGGGGTGGCCTGGGCGCAGCACACCGGCATCGACCGTGTCGAGGTGCGCGTCGACAACGGTGCCTGGGAGAAGGCCCGCCTCGCCACCGCGATCTCCGTCGACACCTGGGTGCAATGGGTGTACGAGTGGGAGGCGACAAGCGGCGGCCACACCATCCAGGTGCGGGCCACGGATGCCACCGGTGCCACCCAACGCGACGTCAACATTCCGACGGTTCCCAACGGGGCGGAAGGCTGGCACACGGTGCACGTGAGCGTGGCGTAA
- a CDS encoding MFS transporter, translating to MTDHLEPPGGEPSSPPDGDDDDERWLTAGVGSVAAASFFSDSGHEIATAVLPSFLTSVLHGSAAALGLIEGVSDALAGVAKLIGGPLANDPKRRQAIATGGYLGTAVATAAIGLAAAVWQVGVLRAIAWVSRGLRSPARDTLLSSLAQTRAYGRAFGLERAGDNLGAVVGPLAAAGLVAWLGIRPAIWFALIPGALAAVAITVAAREARRHHLPGARQRIRLDFAGLRSAGLLRPLIPVILFECGNIATTMLILRSTQLLQVDGRSAATAASLAILIYAAHNAAGAIVAYFGGRWIDRSGPRIVFAAGAVLYVVAYVGFAWAPSEWWFLVIVFSLAGAGIGLAETAESTLVAQILPDRLRGSGFGVIGAVQAGGNLVGTVVVGVLYTVVSPTAGFIYAAAWMALSVVTAAWLRGHRPQPAVEPDAQLS from the coding sequence ATGACCGACCACCTTGAACCGCCTGGGGGCGAACCCTCGTCACCTCCGGACGGCGACGACGACGACGAACGCTGGCTGACCGCCGGGGTGGGAAGCGTTGCCGCGGCGAGCTTCTTCTCGGACTCGGGCCATGAAATCGCGACCGCTGTGCTGCCGAGCTTTCTCACGAGTGTTCTCCATGGGTCGGCTGCGGCGTTGGGCCTGATCGAGGGGGTGAGCGATGCCCTCGCCGGCGTCGCAAAACTGATCGGGGGCCCGCTGGCCAACGATCCGAAACGGCGTCAGGCCATCGCGACCGGGGGCTATCTGGGCACCGCAGTTGCAACGGCGGCGATCGGATTGGCCGCGGCCGTGTGGCAGGTGGGGGTGCTTCGCGCCATCGCGTGGGTGTCGCGCGGCCTTCGGTCCCCCGCGCGTGACACACTTCTTTCATCCCTTGCCCAGACTCGCGCGTATGGCCGCGCATTCGGCCTCGAGCGCGCAGGTGACAACCTCGGCGCCGTGGTGGGGCCGTTGGCCGCCGCGGGCCTGGTGGCCTGGCTGGGTATTCGCCCGGCGATCTGGTTCGCCCTGATCCCTGGCGCGCTGGCGGCCGTGGCGATCACCGTTGCGGCCAGGGAGGCTCGCCGTCACCACCTGCCAGGGGCCCGGCAACGCATCCGGCTGGACTTCGCCGGATTGCGCTCGGCCGGACTACTCCGCCCGCTGATTCCGGTGATCCTGTTTGAATGCGGCAACATCGCCACCACCATGCTGATCCTCCGTTCGACGCAGTTGCTCCAGGTCGATGGCCGGAGCGCCGCGACGGCGGCGTCGTTGGCAATCCTGATCTACGCCGCGCACAATGCCGCTGGCGCGATCGTGGCCTATTTTGGCGGTCGCTGGATCGACCGGTCAGGGCCGCGGATCGTTTTCGCGGCCGGCGCCGTGCTGTACGTGGTCGCCTACGTCGGATTCGCGTGGGCGCCGTCTGAGTGGTGGTTTCTCGTGATCGTGTTCAGCTTGGCCGGTGCCGGCATCGGATTGGCGGAAACGGCGGAATCCACCCTGGTGGCCCAGATCCTCCCTGACCGGCTGCGCGGGAGCGGATTCGGCGTCATCGGAGCAGTTCAAGCCGGCGGCAATTTGGTCGGAACCGTCGTCGTAGGGGTGCTCTACACGGTGGTGTCGCCCACCGCAGGCTTCATCTACGCGGCAGCCTGGATGGCATTGTCGGTAGTGACCGCGGCGTGGCTTCGAGGCCATCGCCCGCAGCCGGCTGTCGAGCCGGACGCTCAGCTCTCGTAG
- a CDS encoding inorganic diphosphatase, which yields MTTLDVTIEIPRGGRNKYEVDHATGRMRLDRTLFTAMTYPADYGFIEHTLSEDSDPLDALVLLDEPTFPGVVVAVRVVGVFRMTDEKGPDAKIITVPASDPRWADIRELDDVSVNLRHEIQHFFQHYKDLEPGKFVTVHGFGSRDEAERTVTAAVHAYRANDSYES from the coding sequence ATGACCACACTCGACGTCACGATTGAGATTCCGCGTGGAGGCCGCAACAAGTATGAGGTCGACCATGCGACTGGACGCATGCGCTTGGACCGCACACTGTTCACCGCGATGACCTACCCAGCCGACTACGGCTTCATCGAGCACACCCTCAGTGAAGACAGCGACCCGTTGGATGCCCTCGTGCTCCTGGACGAGCCGACGTTTCCTGGTGTGGTCGTGGCGGTACGAGTGGTGGGGGTCTTTCGGATGACCGACGAAAAGGGCCCCGACGCCAAGATCATCACGGTGCCCGCATCGGATCCCCGCTGGGCCGACATCCGTGAATTGGACGATGTCTCCGTCAATCTGCGCCACGAGATCCAACATTTCTTTCAGCATTACAAGGATCTGGAGCCCGGAAAGTTCGTGACGGTGCACGGCTTCGGTTCGCGTGATGAAGCGGAACGCACGGTGACGGCGGCTGTGCACGCGTACCGTGCGAACGACAGCTACGAGAGCTGA
- a CDS encoding MutS-related protein: protein MMSQTATRPTVSAVTSPSILFVNGENEMPRLTLVAPACFADLNLDQIVEAITAGREEYDLKPFFYTPLTTVDALQYRHEVLRDLESDELLGSVGRFAHLMREIRKYALQADKLRVAHQKERWILDAVQLYDRAVRSLAEDLDAANVQSRGLSEFRDYLVAYLQSSSYVSMVEEAARLIRELSAIRYCVQIRGNRVQVTPYESEIDYGAEVESTFEKFKQGGVAGHLVAFPNWVEMNHVEADILSFVASLNPDTFHAVASFCAQHSSYVDRAIASFDREIQFYVAYRAYTDIFVSAGLPVCYPEVVDRSTALSAHAVFDLALATKLIPTRREVVCNDFALVGAERILVVSGANQGGKTTFARAFGQVHYLAALGCTVPGRDAHLTLFDDLLTHFEKEEDLHGLSGKLEDDLLRIRDILDRATERSIVIMNEIFTSTTLDDAVFLGTEIMKRIIHRGAVCVCVTFVDELSSLDPSVVSMVAQVDPNDPVARTFSIVRKPADGLAYAAAIARKYGLTYDSLMERISS from the coding sequence ATGATGAGCCAGACGGCCACACGGCCCACCGTTTCCGCGGTGACATCGCCCAGCATCCTTTTCGTCAACGGCGAGAACGAAATGCCCAGACTCACGCTCGTCGCACCGGCCTGTTTCGCGGACCTGAACCTCGACCAGATCGTCGAGGCGATCACGGCGGGCCGAGAGGAATACGATCTCAAACCATTCTTTTACACTCCACTGACCACGGTCGATGCGCTTCAATATCGGCATGAGGTTCTGCGCGATCTCGAAAGTGACGAACTGCTCGGGAGCGTCGGACGCTTCGCACACCTGATGCGGGAGATCCGAAAATACGCGCTCCAGGCCGACAAGCTTCGCGTCGCGCATCAGAAGGAACGCTGGATTCTTGATGCAGTGCAGCTTTATGACCGCGCGGTGCGCAGCCTGGCCGAGGACCTCGACGCCGCGAATGTTCAGTCGCGAGGTCTTTCGGAGTTCCGGGACTACCTCGTCGCATACCTGCAGTCGTCGAGTTACGTTTCGATGGTTGAGGAGGCCGCTCGCCTCATTCGCGAACTCTCCGCCATCCGCTATTGCGTGCAGATTCGTGGAAACCGTGTGCAGGTCACACCGTACGAATCGGAAATCGACTACGGCGCAGAGGTCGAGTCGACGTTTGAGAAGTTCAAGCAGGGCGGGGTCGCGGGTCACCTCGTCGCGTTTCCCAACTGGGTAGAAATGAATCATGTTGAGGCAGACATTCTGAGCTTCGTGGCCTCGTTGAACCCTGACACCTTCCACGCCGTCGCGAGTTTTTGCGCCCAGCACTCCTCCTATGTCGACCGGGCCATCGCCAGTTTCGACCGGGAGATCCAGTTCTACGTCGCCTACCGCGCCTACACCGACATCTTCGTATCGGCCGGATTGCCTGTGTGCTATCCCGAGGTCGTAGACCGATCGACTGCACTCTCCGCACACGCGGTGTTCGACCTGGCGTTGGCCACGAAGCTCATCCCCACGCGTCGCGAGGTCGTGTGCAACGATTTCGCGCTCGTCGGGGCGGAACGCATTCTCGTGGTCTCCGGCGCGAACCAGGGTGGCAAAACGACCTTCGCCCGAGCATTCGGACAGGTTCACTACCTGGCAGCCCTGGGTTGCACCGTTCCCGGCCGCGACGCACACCTCACCTTGTTCGATGACCTCCTCACCCACTTCGAGAAGGAGGAAGACCTGCACGGTCTCAGCGGAAAGCTTGAAGATGATCTTCTGCGCATCCGCGACATTCTCGACCGGGCCACCGAGCGCAGTATCGTCATCATGAACGAAATCTTCACCTCGACGACGCTCGACGACGCCGTCTTCCTCGGCACCGAGATCATGAAACGGATCATCCACCGCGGTGCGGTCTGCGTGTGCGTCACCTTCGTCGACGAGCTGTCATCGCTCGACCCATCAGTCGTGAGCATGGTTGCGCAAGTCGACCCGAACGACCCGGTCGCTCGAACCTTCTCGATCGTCAGGAAACCGGCCGATGGGCTTGCCTATGCCGCAGCAATCGCCCGAAAGTACGGGCTCACCTACGACAGCCTGATGGAACGGATCTCCTCATGA